The following nucleotide sequence is from Microbacterium imperiale.
GAGAACGGCCGGATTCGGCGGAAAGCCCTGCATACGATGACGCTGTCGCACAGCATCAGGAGATTCGCATGACACAGGGAACCGTCAAGTGGTTCAACGCCGAGAAGGGCTTCGGCTTCATCACGATGGCTGAAGGCCAGGATGTCTTCGTCCACTACTCCAACATCGAGATGAACGGATTCCGCGTGCTCGAAGAGGGGCAAGCGGTGGAGTTCACCGTGGGAACCGGCCAGAAGGGCCCTCAGGCGGAATCGGTCCGTCCCCTCGTCTGAGCCGACGCTCATCTCCCATACGAAAGAGCGCGCCGCGATCGCGGCGCGCTCTTTCGTCGCTCCCGACACCGGGCGCGACGCGGCTTGCACTCCCCATGGTCGAGTGCCAGAATGGCTTTAGCACTCGCATTCGTCGAGTGCTAAAGACTGTTCTCCACCGTCCGGGAGGGACGACACACACATGGCAAAGATCATCGCTTTCGACGAGGAGGCCCGCCGCGGCCTCGAGCGCGGCCTGAACACGCTGGCCGACGCCGTCAAGGTGACGCTCGGCCCCCGCGGTCGCAACGTCGTGCTCGAGAAGAAGTGGGGCGCCCCCACCATCACGAACGATGGCGTCTCGATCGCCAAGGAGATCGAGCTCGACGACCCGTACGAGAAGATCGGCGCGGAGCTCGTCAAGGAGGTCGCCAAGAAGACGGACGACGTCGCTGGTGACGGCACCACGACCGCGACCGTCCTCGCCCAGGCGCTCGTTCGCGAGGGCCTGCGCAACGTCGCCGCCGGCGCCGACCCCATCTCGCTCAAGAAGGGCATCGAGAAGGCCGTCAAGGCCATCACCGACCAGCTCCTCGCTGACGCCAAGGAGGTCGAGTCCAAGGAGCAGATCGCTGCGACCGCCTCGATCTCGGCCGCTGACCCGTCGATCGGCGAGCTCATCGCCGAGGCCATCGACAAGGTCGGCAAGGAGGGTGTCGTCACCGTCGAGGAGTCGAACACCTTCGGCACCGAGCTCGAGCTCACCGAGGGCATGCGCTTCGACAAGGGCTACCTCAACCCCTACTTCGTCACGGACCCGGAGCGCCAGGAGGCTGTCTTCGAGGACCCGTACATCCTCATCGCGAACCAGAAGATCTCGAACATCAAGGACCTTCTGCCCATCGTCGACAAGGTGATCCAGGAGGGCAAGGAGCTCCTCATCATCGCCGAGGACGTCGAGGGCGAGGCTCTCGCGACGCTCGTGCTGAACAAGATCCGCGGCATCTTCAAGTCGGCTGCCGTCAAGGCTCCCGGCTTCGGCGACCGCCGCAAGGCTCAGCTGCAGGACATCGCGATCCTCACCGGTGGTCAGGTCATCACCGAAGAGGTCGGCCTCAAGCTCGAGAACGCCACGGTCGACCTGCTCGGCCGCGCTCGCAAGGTCATCATCACCAAGGACGAGACCACGATCGTCGAGGGCGCCGGTGACTCGGCTCAGCTCGAGGGTCGCGTCACGCAGATCCGTCGCGAGATCGAGAACACCGATAGCGACTACGACCGCGAGAAGCTGCAGGAGCGCCTCGCCAAGCTCGCCGGTGGCGTCGCCGTCATCAAGGCGGGCGCGGCCACGGAGGTCGAGCTCAAGGAGCGCAAGCACCGCATCGAGGACGCCGTCCGCAACGCGAAGGCCGCCGTCGAAGAGGGTGTCGTCGCCGGTGGTGGCGTCGCGCTCATCCAGGCCGGCAAGAACGCCTTCAACGGCCTCGAGCTGACCGGTGACGAGGCGACCGGTGCCAACATCGTGCGCGTCGCGATCGAGGCTCCGCTCAAGCAGATCGCGCTGAACGCCGGTCTCGAGCCGGGCGTCGTCGCCAACAAGGTCGCTGAGCTCGAGATCGGCCACGGCCTCAACGCCGCGACCGGCGAGTACGGTGACCTGTTCGCACAGGGCATCATCGACCCCGCCAAGGTCACGCGTTCGGCTCTGCAGAACGCCGCGTCGATCGCCGGCCTGTTCCTCACGACCGAGGCGGTCGTGGCGGACAAGCCCGAGAAGACCCCGGCTCCCGCGGGTGACCCCACGGGTGGCATGGACTTCTGATCCATACGCAGAACGGCCCCTCCTTCGGGAGGGGCCGTTTCGCGTTCCGGGGCTCGGTGTCAGCGGAACATGCCGGCCGCGGCGGACTCGGCGTGCAGGTACTGCTGGCCCGCGGCATCCAGGGCGGCTCCGATGTCGGTCAGCGCCGTCTCGACCTCGCGCTGGGCCGCCCGCCAGCGTTCGACGACCGATTGAAACGCGACCGCCGCACCGCCCGTCCACGACGACTGCAGCTGGGTGAGCTGTGCCATCATGGCGCCGGTGTCGGCCTCGAGGCGTCCCGACGTCGCTCGGATGGCGGCGGTGGCCGACGTGACGGCGTCGCTGTCGATGGAGAAGATGGCCATGAGTGCTCCTTCGTTGTGGTGCGCCCAGGCTAGGGACGCCGAGCCCCGCCATCCGGCGCTCTCTCGCTGGCGGGGGACAACGCCCCCGCGACACCCGTAGGGGAGGAGCGTCGGGTCAGGCCTGGTCGTCACGGAGTCGCGGCAGCGGCTGCGTCTCGATCCAGAGGTGCTCCGCCGCCTCGCGCCGGTCGGCGAGGGGCAACGACACCCGGAAGGTCGCGCCTCCACCCGGGGTGTTCTGCACGTCGATCGAGCCGTGCAGGGCCTCGACGATCGATGCGACGATCGACAGCCCGAGCCCGGAGCCCCCGGTCTCGCGCGTGCGCGACGTGTCGGCTCGCCAGAAGCGCTGGAAGATCTTCTCGCGCAGCTGCTCGGGGATGCCTTCGCCGTGGTCGATCACCGAGATCCAGCCCATCCGCGTGTGCCGGTCGAGGCCGACGGCGATCTCGATCGGGGTGCCCTCGGGGCTGTACCGGCGTGCGTTGCCGATGAGGTTGGCCACGACCTGGCGGATGCGGTTCTCATCGCCCAGGACGACGGGCACGAGCGGCGGCTCGGCCGGGTGGACGAGCGGCGGGTCGCCCGCCGGCTGCTCGCGATCGCGCTGCTCGCCGGAGCGCTGATCGGCGGAGCGCTGCTCGGCGCGGCGGTCGTCGCGTGGTCGCCGGCGCAGGCGGGGCAGGCTCGGCCCGCCGCGGCCGCGACCGCTGCCGGGACGCTTCCGCCCGTTCGCGGCCTCGGGCTCGGTCGGTAGCTCCAGCGTCAGCGCGTCGTCGGAGAACTCGATGACCGAGACCTCGCGCTCGGGAGCGGCGGCACGCGTGTCGAGCGCGGCGTCGCGTGCGATGGGACGCAGGTCGACCGGGGCGATCGCGAGGTCGCGGCGCTCGTCGAGGCGGGCGAGGGCGAGCAGGTCTTCGACCAGCCCGCTCATGCGGACGGCCTCCTTCTCGATGCGTTCCATCGACTGCGCCGTGTGCTCGGCGTCGGTGATGGCTCCCATGCGGTAGAGCTCGGCGTAGCCGCGCACGGTGACGAGGGGAGTGCGCAGCTCGTGGCTGGCGTCGCCGATGAAGCGGCGCATCTGCTGCACCGTCGCGTCCCGCTGGGCCAGGGCGGTGTCGATCCGGTCGAGCATCGCGTTGATCGCGATCTTGAGGCGTCCGACCTCGGTGCCGGGGGAGATGTCGCCCATCCGCTGGCTGAGGTCGCCGGCGGCGATGGTCATGGCGGTGTTCTCGACCTCACCGAGGCTGCGGAAGGTGAGCGTGACGAGCCAGCGGGTGCCGAGCGCGCCCGCGAGGAGGATCAGCGCCGCGATGATCGTGTAGATGCTGATGAAGTTCGTCACCGTCTGCGTGACAGCCGTCAGCGGCAGCGCGACGAGCTGGGTGTAGCTTTCCCGCGACCCTTCGGGCTGCAGCACGTCGACGCTGGCGTGGAAGGTGCCCGAGCCCTCACGTGCGGGGATCTCGAACGGCTCGGTGCCCTTCACGACGGTCTTGTCGAGCGTGAACGTGGTCGGCAGGTCGGGCTTGGGGAACTCCGGGCCGCCGGCGACCGAGAGCAGCTGACCCTCGGGGCTGTACACGGCCACGACGAAGGTCGTCGGGGGTGCGGTCGTGCTCGCTTCGAACGAGGCGATCCCGTCGTCGACGGTGACCTCCATCACCGAGCTCGCGAGATCGGTCGGAGCCAGCGACCGCAGGCTCTGATCGAGCGCTGACACCTGTGCGTTCCGCAGGAAGATCATCGTGCCCACGCCCGCGGCGATGAGACCCATCGCGAGCAAGGTGACGATCACACCCGTCACCTTGGTGCGCAGGCTGATGCCGCGCCACCATCGGGTGACGCTGTCGTTCGCGGCGTCGGTCAGGCTGCTGCTCCGTCGATCACGCCGACTTGTCGGCTTTGAGCATGTAGCCGAAGCCGCGCTTGGTCTGGATCAGCGGCTCGGAGGAGTGCGGGTCGATCTTGCGCCGCAGGTACGAGATGTAGCTCTCGACGATGCCGGCG
It contains:
- a CDS encoding cold-shock protein, whose amino-acid sequence is MTQGTVKWFNAEKGFGFITMAEGQDVFVHYSNIEMNGFRVLEEGQAVEFTVGTGQKGPQAESVRPLV
- the groL gene encoding chaperonin GroEL (60 kDa chaperone family; promotes refolding of misfolded polypeptides especially under stressful conditions; forms two stacked rings of heptamers to form a barrel-shaped 14mer; ends can be capped by GroES; misfolded proteins enter the barrel where they are refolded when GroES binds), which gives rise to MAKIIAFDEEARRGLERGLNTLADAVKVTLGPRGRNVVLEKKWGAPTITNDGVSIAKEIELDDPYEKIGAELVKEVAKKTDDVAGDGTTTATVLAQALVREGLRNVAAGADPISLKKGIEKAVKAITDQLLADAKEVESKEQIAATASISAADPSIGELIAEAIDKVGKEGVVTVEESNTFGTELELTEGMRFDKGYLNPYFVTDPERQEAVFEDPYILIANQKISNIKDLLPIVDKVIQEGKELLIIAEDVEGEALATLVLNKIRGIFKSAAVKAPGFGDRRKAQLQDIAILTGGQVITEEVGLKLENATVDLLGRARKVIITKDETTIVEGAGDSAQLEGRVTQIRREIENTDSDYDREKLQERLAKLAGGVAVIKAGAATEVELKERKHRIEDAVRNAKAAVEEGVVAGGGVALIQAGKNAFNGLELTGDEATGANIVRVAIEAPLKQIALNAGLEPGVVANKVAELEIGHGLNAATGEYGDLFAQGIIDPAKVTRSALQNAASIAGLFLTTEAVVADKPEKTPAPAGDPTGGMDF
- a CDS encoding WXG100 family type VII secretion target; translated protein: MAIFSIDSDAVTSATAAIRATSGRLEADTGAMMAQLTQLQSSWTGGAAVAFQSVVERWRAAQREVETALTDIGAALDAAGQQYLHAESAAAGMFR
- a CDS encoding sensor histidine kinase, which encodes MIVTLLAMGLIAAGVGTMIFLRNAQVSALDQSLRSLAPTDLASSVMEVTVDDGIASFEASTTAPPTTFVVAVYSPEGQLLSVAGGPEFPKPDLPTTFTLDKTVVKGTEPFEIPAREGSGTFHASVDVLQPEGSRESYTQLVALPLTAVTQTVTNFISIYTIIAALILLAGALGTRWLVTLTFRSLGEVENTAMTIAAGDLSQRMGDISPGTEVGRLKIAINAMLDRIDTALAQRDATVQQMRRFIGDASHELRTPLVTVRGYAELYRMGAITDAEHTAQSMERIEKEAVRMSGLVEDLLALARLDERRDLAIAPVDLRPIARDAALDTRAAAPEREVSVIEFSDDALTLELPTEPEAANGRKRPGSGRGRGGPSLPRLRRRPRDDRRAEQRSADQRSGEQRDREQPAGDPPLVHPAEPPLVPVVLGDENRIRQVVANLIGNARRYSPEGTPIEIAVGLDRHTRMGWISVIDHGEGIPEQLREKIFQRFWRADTSRTRETGGSGLGLSIVASIVEALHGSIDVQNTPGGGATFRVSLPLADRREAAEHLWIETQPLPRLRDDQA